In a genomic window of Rhopalosiphum maidis isolate BTI-1 chromosome 4, ASM367621v3, whole genome shotgun sequence:
- the LOC113555884 gene encoding asparagine--tRNA ligase, cytoplasmic, whose product MSEDTVGAVEKLSIGELYTSEKNGNDTSGDGTESKPFKTILQAMKHAGKEPFPVIYVDSKTEGIKFEPAPKTQLKKNQKFWVREHHKNLEKAKKEEEDAAKRNKNLEEAKKLTLSEDSTLPPATLIKIKNASKYRNSRVKMYGWVHRLRRQGKSLMFITLRDGTGFIQTVLNDILCQTYNALMLSTESSVLLFGVLKEVPEGKSAPGGHELQVDYWELVTLAPPGGADSILNEDANPDVLLDNRHIAIRGENTSKILLMRSVVTQAFRMHNLDRGCIEVVPPTLVQTQVEGGSTLFKLDYFGQEAYLTQSSQLYLETCLPALGDVFCMAQSYRAEQSRTRRHLSEYTHVEAEFAFITFDDLLNRIEDLVCDVVRRVLESPHADIVKQLNPEFTAPSRPFKRMDYKAAITFLRENNITKEDNSFYEFGEDIPEMAERKMTDLINQPIMLCRFPAEIKSFYMSRCPEDNTLTESVDVLLPGVGEIVGGSMRIWDQEELLAGYKKVGIDPKPYYWYTDQRKFGSCPHGGYGLGLERFMCWLLNRYHIREVCLYPRFLDRCTP is encoded by the exons GTGAACTCTAcacatctgaaaaaaatggtaatgATACGTCAGGCGATGGTACAGAGTCAAAGCCTTTCAAGACCATATTGCAGGCCATGAAACATGCTGGAAAAGAACCATTTCCAGTGATTTATGTGGATTCTAAAACCGAAGGCATC AAATTCGAACCTGCTCCTAAAActcaattaaagaaaaatcaaaaattttggGTCAGGGaacatcataaaaatttagaaaaagccaagaaagaagaagaagatgctgctaaaagaaataaaaatctagaagaagcaaaaaaattgacattatCTGAAGATTCTACTTTACCACCAGCaactttgattaaaataaagaatgcTTCTAAATATCGAAATTCAAGGGTTAAAATGTACGGATGGGTACATAGACTTAGGAGACAAG GAAAATCCTTAATGTTTATCACTTTAAGAGATGGCACAGGATTTATACAAACTGTTCTTAATGACATATTATGTCAAACCTATAATGCTTTAATGCTGTCTACTGAATCGTCTGTTCTTCTCTTTGGAGTTTTGAAAGAAGTACCCGAAGGAAAGTCT GCACCAGGAGGACATGAACTTCAAGTTGATTATTGGGAATTAGTTACATTAGCACCACCTGGCGGTGCTGATTCTATTTTGAACGAAGATGCCAATCCAGATGTGTTATTGGACAATAGGCATATTGCCATTCGCGgagaaaat aCATCCAAAATTTTGTTAATGAGATCAGTGGTTACTCAAGCATTCCGCATGCATAATCTAGATAGAGGCTGCATCGAAGTTGTACCTCCTACATTAGTACAGACTCAAGTGGAAGGCGGGTctacattgtttaaactaGATTATTttgg ACAAGAAGCATATTTGACTCAAAGCTCCCAGCTTTATTTAGAAACTTGTTTACCAGCACTTGGTGATGTATTTTGTATGGCACAAAGTTATCGTGCTGAACAGAGTCGTACGAGAAGACATTTATCCGA atatactCACGTAGAAGctgaatttgcatttattacCTTTGATGATCTATTAAATCGAATCGAAGATTTGGTTTGTGATGTAGTGAGACGTGTTTTAGAGTCACCACATGCAGATattgttaaacaattaaatcca gaATTTACTGCACCAAGTAGACCATTTAAAAGAATGGATTATAAAGCGGCTATTACATTTTTGCGAGAAAACAATATAACCAAGgaagataattcattttatgaatttggAGAG GATATTCCGGAAATGGCTGAAAGAAAAATGACGGATTTGATTAATCAGCCAATTATGCTGTGCAGATTTCCCGCTGAAATCAAATCATTCTATATGTCTCGATGTCCTGAAGATAATACTCTTACTGAATCT GTGGATGTATTATTACCGGGTGTTGGTGAAATTGTTGGTGGTTCAATGCGTATTTGGGATCAAGAAGAGTTACTGGCAGGTTATAAAAAGGTTGGAATTGACCCAAAACCGTATTACTGGTATACTGATCAG agAAAATTTGGATCATGCCCTCATGGTGGATATGGCTTAGGATTGGAAAGATTTATGTGTTGGTTATTGAATAGATACCACATCCGTGAAGTTTGTCTGTATCCAAGATTTTTAGACAGATGTACTCCATAG